The following DNA comes from Naumovozyma castellii chromosome 4, complete genome.
CCCTGCACCAACGCGTCAGCTCGtgttctttcctctttggaCCGTGGCCGCGTTCCCCTGTGGACGTGTTTGGCGTTGCTTTTTCTCTGGCGATGGCGTCCGCTTTTCTGGGACAAACGAGAAaaacagaatatataaCTGGGCCAAATTTCATTCCCTTAAACCACACACTCTCCCCTCCCCATCCCACCAAACACCATTATGATAGCTCGAGCAAAAAAAGGATTGGACGCCCGGCCGAAAAACCACATCCCTGAGGTGCGCCTCGCTGATAGGTGAAAAAGACTCGACTGACTTCGGCCGCCGTATGGGCACTCCCCCGCGAACTTTTCTGAGAAAACAGCAGGTGGTCGGGCGCCTCGGAGGGAGTGGGAAAAAACACCATTATGATAGCTCAATCAAAAAAAGGATTGGACGTGCGGCGGAGGTGACTTGGGCGGCGGTAGGTAGACGGAAACCCAGCACCCACAGCCAGTGGGTAAGTAGCGCAGGGACGGTCGAAGTAAGAAGGTAGTGTGTATATGTTTAGATAGCGTGTATAAGAGTGTACGTTTGTAGTTTAAGGTCAGTTGGAGTGCTAGCTGTCGAGATATGGTCGGTGTCACAGTGTATTTCTAGTCTTACACAGCTGTCACCTTGCACAGGAGCCTGGCTCACTCAGTTTTCCACATTTAAACACAAAAAGCGTACTACTTTCCGTTTTCATGCATGTCTTCCCTGCACCAACGCGTCAGCTCGtgttctttcctctttgggCCGTGGCCGCGTTCCCCTGTGGACGTGTTTGGCGTTGTTTTTTCTCTGGCGATGGCGTCCGCTTTTCTGGGACAAACGAAGAAaaacagaatatataaCTGGGCCAAATTTCATTCCCTTAAACCACACTCTCTCCCCTCCCCATCCCACCAAACAACCATTTGCaaatccaccaccaccatgTTTTACATTTCAGATAACGTCAGCGTTGTCGATGGATTTGTCGTGTtaactattgaaaaggagGGTGCTTCTGTCCGCAAGGTTGTCAAGAAGTTCCACCCCAAGAGCAAGCTGTTCCTGCTGGAGGAGCGCACCAAGCTGGCCAACTACGCCCTGGTGGACCTGGACGAGTACCACACCGCCTTCCCCGGCTCCGACCTTGTCCCCGTCCCCAGCTCCCAGCTCTTCTCCGTCTGCACCACCTCCAAGAGGCTCTTCTACACCACCCCAGACGGCTTCCGCATCGTCAACAGCAAGACCCCAGACAGACACAGACGCTGCTCCCAGGAGTACACCGTCATCCCCGTGGTCTACAAGGACAAGCCCACCAAGTACCTCTATCTCAGGGACGAGACCCACTCCACGCAGT
Coding sequences within:
- the NCAS0D04980 gene encoding uncharacterized protein, with the translated sequence MSSLHQRVSSCSFLFGPWPRSPVDVFGVVFSLAMASAFLGQTKKNRIYNWAKFHSLKPHSLPSPSHQTTICKSTTTMFYISDNVSVVDGFVVLTIEKEGASVRKVVKKFHPKSKLFLLEERTKLANYALVDLDEYHTAFPGSDLVPVPSSQLFSVCTTSKRLFYTTPDGFRIVNSKTPDRHRRCSQEYTVIPVVYKDKPTKYLYLRDETHSTQYLLADVTVDRDIVHSKDSSFFEQEMNVGEIVFTENDLSVLAGFQQYKAQFAEDIYSYFSTIYSEVRSRYHRRPYLSSFHRPGYGETFPKDLQIPTIQKYSSMGSAFLFLAEVFPQLSFAEDFTCEHEQSPPKSIDAIASWFTFKLLPGSDNELWYLLVRICCYNWQDTSVAYPALHTLNSFRQLVDSIRALATYSVLYRFSMLGHPGALLPM